In Rhodothermaceae bacterium, the genomic stretch TGACTTGGTACTTGACCCTACCTGCGGCAGTGGAACGACAGCCTATGTTGCTGAACAGTGGGGCAGGAGATGGATTACCTGCGATACTTCACGCGTGGCCGTTGCCGTTGCCCGACAACGCTTGCTCACCGCAATTTACGACTATTACACGTTAGCTCACCCTAATGAGGGCGTTGGGGCTGGGTTTCAATATCGTATTGTTGAGACCGTCTCTGCGAGAATTTTAGGTTACAATGAGCAACCGAATCAGACAGTATTATATGATCAGCCGCTCAGTGATCGCAAAAAAACCAGAGTTGCGGGTCCGTTTACCGTTGAAGCCGTTCCTGCGCCAACGGCTAAGCCTCTAAGTGAGGTTCATGTACAGTATTCATCCCCCAATCCTGATATTTCTATAGCCCGCACGGGAGAGACGATCCGTCAAAATGATTGGCGGGGTGAATTACTCAAGACAGGTGTACGAGGTAAGGCTGGCCAGCGTATTTCTTTTACAAGACTGGAGCCCTTGCCTGCGATGCGGGTTTTGCATGCAGAAGGCGAAACCCGCCCCGGTGTAAGGGGAGACGTATCAGGTGGAGTTTGTACTGCTGGATCTGATCGTGTTGTCGTTTCATTTGGGCCGGATCATACTCCAATGGAACAGCGTCAAGTCGCTCTTGCAATTGAGGAGGCACAATTGCTTGTTCCCAAACCCACCATTATCATTTTTGCAGCCTTTCAATTTGATCCCGAAGCGTCTAAAGACATTGACGAGACGAATTGGCCTGGCGTGACCCTGCTAAAAGCACAAATGAATGTTGATCTTTTAACCGAGGACCTAAAAAGAAAACGCGCGAGTAACGAGAGTTTTTGGTTGATTGGCCAGCCGGATGTGACAGTTTAGAGATCCAGTAGTAGTGGAGAAGAGGTGTATTGTGTCTCCGTTCATGGATTTGACTATTTCAATATGGAAACAGGAGATATTGAGTCTGGAGATCCCGACAAGATTGCTATGTGGATGCTGGACACAGATTACGATGGACGCAGCCTGTTTCCCAAACAGGTATTCTTTCTTACAGGTTCGGGTGCGAAAGACCTAGAGGACCTCGAAAAAAATCTCAATGCAGAAGTGGAAACAGATCTCATACGAGCATATTTCGGTACAAGGTCATTACAATTTAAGGCTGGTCAGCATCGCCGTGCAGCTGTCAAGATCATTGACGATAGAGGCATTGAGAGTTTGAAAATAGTGGAATTAGAGTAATGCGAGACCCTCAAGGACTAGTTTCCAATTCCGCTAATATTTCGTCTGTTACTCCACGCTGTAAGAATATTCGGGAGGCAGAATTGGGCATCTTGAATCCATAGCCTACGTCCGTCTAATAATTCCTAATCCTTGAGGTATGAGTATATTGGAACTGAATAATGCCGAGTGCAAACATTGACCAACTGATTATAAACTCGCCTCATCAAGAGCCAATTAAGCATTGGCATTATGATCGTCAGACACGATTATTCAACTTGGTAGATGGGCGTCGATCTGCAGGGTATGTGGTGGCTTCAGGTGATTCAAAGGCTTTCGATGATCCGGGAGTGTTTAAGGAGATCCCTTTAGTTAATCGAATTCGGACCCGTGTCAATGTTTGGCGCGATGCAGGATACCCTGGGGTCACAGGAATCACGAGGAGATTGTTGGGTTATTGGAATGATCCCGAGGGATTTGCAAGAAGGAGGTTTTTCTTTTGCCAGTTGGAGGCAGCCGAAACACTAATCTGGCTCACTGAAGCGTCCCCAAGCGAAAAGATTGGTTTGGATATTCCTTCCGATGGTGGAATGTTTGATCGATTGTGTGCAAAGATGGCCACAGGTTCGGGAAAGACCGTTGTGATGGCCATGATTATTGCATGGCATATCCTCAACAAGGTCTCGAATAAGCAGGATGTACGGTTCTCCAAGAACATATTGGTTGTAGCTCCAGGGCTAACGGTTAAGAATCGATTAGCCGTTCTAAATCCAGTGCATCCAGGAAATTACTACGAGAGTTTTCTTGTAGTGCCATCACCCCTACTCGAAAAGCTGCGTCAGGGGCGTATCGAAGTTCGAAATTGGCATGCGTTGAATTGGGAAACAGAGGAACAGATTACTAAAAAGCGCGGAATTGATAAACGCGGAGTGCAGAGCGACGAGGCTTATGTTCGGGAAGTTCTTGGAAATATGGCTACAGCTCGTAATCTATTAGTCATTAATGATGAAGCACATCACGCATGGCGAATTACCCCTGGATCAAAGGTGAGAGGGATTCGAAAAAACGTTGTAGAAGAAGCCACGAAATGGATAGGAGGGTTGGACAGAATCCATAGGGCACGTGGCATACTCAAGTGCTATGATTTTTCGGCAACGCCTTTTGCGCCATCAGCTAATCTAAATCAAGAAGATGCACTTTTTGGTTGGATAATCAGTGACTTCGGACTTAATGATGCAATTGAGTCTGGACTAGTGAAAACTCCTCGTGTTGTCATTCATGATGATGCTTTGCCAGACGTTAAAACATTCAAGTCGCGCCTGTATCATATCTACAACGATCCAGATGTTCGGGATGACTTAAATAGTAAGGCTAAACCGGAGAAACCGTTACCAGACTTGGTAATGAACGGTTATTATTTGCTTGGCTATGATTGGCAGCAAACCGCCAAGAACTGGGAAAAGCTATCAAGAAACAGTACTCCACCCGTCATGATTACCGTCGCCAATCGCACGGAAACGGCAGCACGCATTAAGTATGCGTTTGATCATAAGAAGGTGCGAATTAAAGAATTATGTGATCCTGAACGTATTCTCCATATAGATTCAAATGTACTCAACAAAGCCGAGAGTTCAGAAGAGCCAATCACTAAATTGGACTTTTCTCACGGTAACACTAGCCCTAAAGTAGGCCGCACCAGCAAGCAACAGGCAGAAATTCTTCGGCAACAAGTAGACACTGTAGGAAAGGTCGGTGAATCTGGCGAGCAGATACAAAACGTGATCTCTGTTGGAATGCTATCCGAAGGATGGGATGCAAAGACCGTAACCCATATTATGGGACTGAGAGCGTTCTCTAGTCAACTCCTTTGTGAACAGGTTGTAGGGCGTGGACTACGTCGTACCAGTTACGATGTGAACTCAGAAACTGGGTTCTTTGAACCGGAATATGTGAATATTTTCGGAATTCCTTTTACGTTTTTGCCGCATGAAGGTGGGGATAACACGCCTCCACCGCCACCCAAACCAAAGACTGCTATAGAACCAGTATCTGGAAGAGAGGAATTTGAAATTTCGTGGCCAAATGTGATTCGCGTAGAGCATACACTCCGTCCTGAATTATCCGTAGATTGGGAAAAACTGAGTCCACTAATCCTAGATGTCACTAAGGTTGCAAAATTAGCCGAACTAGCTCCCGTTGTAGAAGGCAAACCCGATTTAACCAAGATCAAGTTGATTGACTTGGAGGATTATGCAAAAGGGCAGCGCATGCAGAGGCTTATTTTTGAAGCAGCGCGAGATGTTTATGATCAAGTTCAGCCGAATTGGAAAGCAAGTAAAGTTGCCTTGTTAGCTCAGTTAGTACATTTGGTCGAAAAGTTTATTGCCAAATCAGATGGCATTCGCATCATACCACCCTCACTTGATTCCCTGGGAGATAGTCCTCGTAAAATCATGGTCACA encodes the following:
- a CDS encoding type III restriction endonuclease subunit R codes for the protein MPSANIDQLIINSPHQEPIKHWHYDRQTRLFNLVDGRRSAGYVVASGDSKAFDDPGVFKEIPLVNRIRTRVNVWRDAGYPGVTGITRRLLGYWNDPEGFARRRFFFCQLEAAETLIWLTEASPSEKIGLDIPSDGGMFDRLCAKMATGSGKTVVMAMIIAWHILNKVSNKQDVRFSKNILVVAPGLTVKNRLAVLNPVHPGNYYESFLVVPSPLLEKLRQGRIEVRNWHALNWETEEQITKKRGIDKRGVQSDEAYVREVLGNMATARNLLVINDEAHHAWRITPGSKVRGIRKNVVEEATKWIGGLDRIHRARGILKCYDFSATPFAPSANLNQEDALFGWIISDFGLNDAIESGLVKTPRVVIHDDALPDVKTFKSRLYHIYNDPDVRDDLNSKAKPEKPLPDLVMNGYYLLGYDWQQTAKNWEKLSRNSTPPVMITVANRTETAARIKYAFDHKKVRIKELCDPERILHIDSNVLNKAESSEEPITKLDFSHGNTSPKVGRTSKQQAEILRQQVDTVGKVGESGEQIQNVISVGMLSEGWDAKTVTHIMGLRAFSSQLLCEQVVGRGLRRTSYDVNSETGFFEPEYVNIFGIPFTFLPHEGGDNTPPPPPKPKTAIEPVSGREEFEISWPNVIRVEHTLRPELSVDWEKLSPLILDVTKVAKLAELAPVVEGKPDLTKIKLIDLEDYAKGQRMQRLIFEAARDVYDQVQPNWKASKVALLAQLVHLVEKFIAKSDGIRIIPPSLDSLGDSPRKIMVTLGMTKVVHHILEAVRFQNTQKLDLVFDQDQPIRSTGDMSTWYTSRPCELTKCSHINYCVYDSTWEASDSGILDASPEVDAWVKNDHLGFEILYTYRGVIRKYRPDFIIRLRSGTMLILETKGEITELTRTKHKFLQEWVKAVNENGGFGHWSCAVSNFPGELYEILGRHATH